In Colletotrichum destructivum chromosome 1, complete sequence, the sequence GGTTTAAGCGGCTCATGCTCCAATTCAACAGGTTTGTTTTCAGTACACCTCTGGAACATGATCGTTATGGCAGACTGTCAGTTATTTATCATTACGTATCAAGAATTTTACTGAATGGCATGCAACCGGAAAAGAATCCCTACCAGCAGGCTCAAAAACCCAGTACTGTATTGTGTTCCATGTGCCAATGAACCTGACTCGGACTACGGTAAATGCCTGAGTCGATGGGTGGCACTTGGCCCATTTAACAGGGAGACAAAACTGGCTTCACTTCATCAGGGGCCAAGACCACATAAAGTGGTAGCAAAGGATGGACTGAGCTTAATGTCTAAGGAAGATCACAGGATCTTTCAAACCTCGACTAGAGTTGATGAGTATTATCGTAAATCAGCTCCGACGTTCGCTGTTCTGTGTCGTGCTGTCAACAATCTTTTGGCTAGTATTTGCGCCACGAACTACTCATCACTCATTCAACACAGCAGCAATCCGACGGAGACCTTCCGATACCACCTCCTTGTTGTTCGAAAAGACGATCCTGAACCAGCCCGGCTGTTCGGAGCCAAATTGTTCTCCCGAAGCCAGGAACaccttcttctcgagcaACGCGCCCATCACCTCCGCGGTGACGTCCCGAACTTCTCTCTCCGGTCGACGCGCGCGGTACGCCTTGCCCAAGTTGACCCACAGGAAGAACGCGGCGTTGGCGCCTTGTGCGTACTCGATGCCGCTGTCTCGGGCCCAACCGGCGACCAGCTCGAAGTTTTCCTGGAGCTTGCGCCGGTTCTCCTCGATGTACCCGTCAACCCACTCccggtcgtcgaggatgttgGCGGTCGCGTGGTCAGTAATGGCAGAGGGCGAGCTGTAGATGCCGATGGGGGTCAGAGAATCGTGCAAGGCCGGGTTGTGCTGGGACACGATGGCGCCCAGCCTGATTCCGTTCGCGCCAAAGTCTTTGGACATGCCCCAGAGCACGTGAAGCCTGTGGGGGTCCATGACGCCCGCCGTGTCGATGGAGAGGCACGACTCGAAGGGAACAGGCGCCGGGTCGGTGTCGAGAGTGTTGTTCCAGATCGATAGGGCGTAGATCTCGTCGCTGATGAGGTGCATGTCGTGTTCCTGACAGAGTCGCATCAGCCCAATGATGGTCTCCCGCGGGTAGCATCTGCCGAGGGGATTGTGAGGGTGGCACAGAATCAGGGCGGCGATCCTGGTGCCCTTGGCCTGGGCAGCCAACAAGGCATCCCCGTATTTCCGCACGGCGTCCAGACCGAAGGGGTCGACCTCGTGGAAAGGCACCTGCACAAGCTTGCACCCTGTCCGATACTCGACGTCCGGCAAGAAAGCGCCGTAGTGAGGCTGTCCGAGGAGGAAACCCTCGCCCGGGTTTCCAAGCGCCCAGGCCAGATGCTcgatcgccgagctgcatCCGTTTGTGACGGAGATATGCTGCGGCTCAAGACCTGTTACCGGCTTCAGCCGCTCTGTTAGAAACCGCGCGAGTGACGCTTTGAGACGCTTGGATCCGGTCATGCCATCGCCGTACGTGAAAGAGTGGTTGGGCACGGCAAGGTTAGTGTGGATGTGTGCGGACAGTTTGTCGTGCATGAGTGTGTTTTCCGCGATTCCCAAGCTGACGTAGCCTCTTGGGTTGTCTTTGGGGTCCCAGAGGTCCTTGACGATGGTCCAGAGAAGCATGCCATCATTCGGCTTGGCTGCCACGTTGCCGCGGTTTGAAAGTCCGTACGTCATGGCTCGACGAGTGTGCTGATAGTGAGGAGGTGTCATGTACACTGAACAGAACAGTTTGGGAAAGGGAGGTGGTCTATATACATGTGCGGTCATCCCACCGAACCCCGGCGACTCAGTCTCAGTCGTAGGATTGATATTTGTTCCCCGCCTTTCGACCCCTTCTGATCTACAGAACGTTATCTCTATCTGCGGGGTGTCGTATGTGGATCGTTCATTTCGGACTGACACCCTAAGTTTCTTATCTTCAGCATCGAGTCAAGCCATACAGTCCAAGGCTACCACAGTTGTTGTGACTGAATCCATCTCAAAATCCGGCCACCGAAGGTGACAATTGCCAGTGAACCCCTATTGGGAAAACAAGAAGGTCGGACCATCGGATTGTGACGAGTTCGAAGTCGGGCTGG encodes:
- a CDS encoding Putative aminotransferase, class-I, pyridoxal-phosphate-binding, aminotransferase, class I/classII, whose amino-acid sequence is MTYGLSNRGNVAAKPNDGMLLWTIVKDLWDPKDNPRGYVSLGIAENTLMHDKLSAHIHTNLAVPNHSFTYGDGMTGSKRLKASLARFLTERLKPVTGLEPQHISVTNGCSSAIEHLAWALGNPGEGFLLGQPHYGAFLPDVEYRTGCKLVQVPFHEVDPFGLDAVRKYGDALLAAQAKGTRIAALILCHPHNPLGRCYPRETIIGLMRLCQEHDMHLISDEIYALSIWNNTLDTDPAPVPFESCLSIDTAGVMDPHRLHVLWGMSKDFGANGIRLGAIVSQHNPALHDSLTPIGIYSSPSAITDHATANILDDREWVDGYIEENRRKLQENFELVAGWARDSGIEYAQGANAAFFLWVNLGKAYRARRPEREVRDVTAEVMGALLEKKVFLASGEQFGSEQPGWFRIVFSNNKEVVSEGLRRIAAVLNE